GCAAAGGGGTTGTCTGGCGAATCAAGAATGacatctctgtatttttctgATCCACACGTCTTCCATTGCGTCTCAAACCCGATCAAACGTGATCATGCgattagtttttttctgtgacacTTCAGATTTATTATGCTTCGCTCATTTATTGTGCTTCACACATTTATTCTGCAGAAGTTTGCAATGcttttcagcctcctgtgatatttttttcctttattttttccgatAGGGACAGACCATTTGTGTCctcaattggctaatccacctgccagtcatgcccatttgaaaacggggagattcaatGGTTACCAGACTTACATCTCCgtaagtattgaagaagtgtgtgttctggatcacaGGCAAGTAAATGTGAGCAATTTGTGATgcaccattttatttattttcagaaatTGAAAATAGCCAGAAATTAGAGTAGAGCAAATTTTAAATGGGGGGTTtgggtataaaaaaaaataaataaaaaaaaatcaacaatgtTGAATACtatgttttcttcttttaaaaaaaaaatttgtatatatatatatatatatatatatatatatatatatataaaacaaaactatacatATTTGAAAGCACTCACACACTGCTACGTCATGGTGAGGGAGTGTGGTCTTCACCTCCTGTCAGCGCAATTACACAGCCTTTTGTCAGCTTCTGGCACTCAAGcctaattaattttattttacgaTGCTTTTCACCAAAGGACACCTTAGAATAAAAGCCATTAAAATAGCACACGTTAACAGCATGTTTAAAAGTACAACGAGAAATGGTGATTCCTGTGAATATTCaggtttttaaacatttgttttgagttttgaccCTTGAGaccattttaaatattgaacatagtaaaaataaccacaGGGGCTAAAGTCATGTCTTAGGAGCTGATTGTCGATCCATAGACGATCTAGAGAGCTTGTCTTCTTCGAGCTTTAGGTTGCTTTGGCTGAGCTCTTTAATATATTCACAGGCTTTTGACAAGAAGGTCTGACATGAATGATATTTAATAAAAGACATACATACAATGTAATTCTCGGTTACCACCCATTTTGTCTTCATTTTAATAGTTACATTGTTGCAATGTAATTTATGTCCCCATCAAGGTATTgtgaacattaaaaataaaacactattaaaatgtaatatgaaAGCAAAGTCAGTTATGAAAAGTTATACAAAATTACAATGTTTAGAGACATTATAATAAGAAGCATGGAGAAGTTGTTATGTGAGGGGAGCTTACACGACTGGATATGGATTCTACTGTAACTGCATGAGCCTACTTCTCTTTACAACATGTGATGACTGAATTTCAATGTCTACAACTCTTAAAAAGTATTAATAACAACAAAGCTAAAATTGAATGTTGAATTGCTTGACCTTTTTTCCATGCACACAAGTACTGTATACGTTTTTCAAGTACTCTCTTTTGGCCCATAGTTTTTATAATACACATTGGCATCTGGCCTCTCATTGGGGCTCTGTGCTGGACGATCCCACAATGCCGTGCTGTCGAAGGAGGTTTCTCAGAATCTGATTCTTGGACTTCCAGTCTTCCACCTGAGtaacagacacagaggagcagatgtaTGTTGAAGTTGGGCAAAGCATATTGTTGTGTAGGTGAGTTTACACACTAAGGTCGTTTTCAAATTGCCACTGGTTAGCTTGATGTAAAAGAGCATTCGCTGCAAGAGCGGTGCGCTTGAGCCAGTGTGAACATACTGAACATACATAGACGGCCGGTCGAGAGCACTCCAAACAGGACGTCTCGGAGCGGCTCCACCAACATTCTGCAGCGGAACGAGTGCTTTGATTGGACTGGAGCAGGCTTTTAATGTAGTCCAGAATGCGATTGTGAGGCTCACACTGGCCCAAGCTCACCGCTCTCGGACCAAATGCTCTTTTACGTTGACCTAACTACTGTCATCCACAGCACTCGCAGAAGGCTCTAACATGCCCCATTTTGTCCCTTTTTTTCTAGGCCAGACAAATATATTAACAGCATGTTTAAAATTATAGCGAGAAATGTTGGTTCATGTGAATATCCAGGATTTTAAacgtttgttttgagttttgaccCTTGAGACCATTTTTAATATtgaacatagtaaaaataaccatAGGGGATAAAGTCCTACCTCCTGTCTTAGGAGCTGATTGTCGATCCGTAGACGATCTAGAGTGCTTATGTCTTCTCCGAGCTTTAGGTTACTTTGCCTGAGCTCTTTAATATATTCACAGGCTTTTGACAAGATGCCTCCTTTACTCTAAACAgaagaaaattgtaaaaatctgtacttttttacttaGATATAAACAAAACTAACCTGTCCAGTTTTGGTGTAGTCCACATTACAGTCTGGAATGGTCTTAGAAAGCTGAACAATCCAGTTGTTGATCTTGTCTCTCCGCCGACGCTCAACTGTTACCAAAAGAAAATTCACATATTATACACTACATAACCCTATGCACTATATTTTCAGGTATTTATATTATACTTAAGTGTTTTTTGTGAACACTGACCCTCATTGTGCTGAGCTCGCCGCTTGTCATCTCTGGAACCCCGAGGAGCATCTTGCTTTCTACAGTACAATGAATAGTTTGTTTATTAGTCAGGGTAAACCATAATACATTTCATCATTagttaaatattaaattacGCCAAGTACGGTTGAGTGCGTGGTGCGATTGTTCTGGGGTTGGCTCCAGTCAAAACCTCCTGTGGTGACATCATTACATAAAGCTGGCCTGTAAAAGATTGGAGTTGACATAACTTCTACATCTTTATGTTCTTATTAAACCCGGTTGAGCTGGAGAGATAACGCGTACCTGTGGAAGTGGGCTGGCCTAACAAAGTGTCAGGGGCCTGTACGGTGGTCACCATTGTGCCAGTAGTGGCATCTGCAATGGTTGCTGGGTAATAAGTGTACTGTGTCTCAGCACCACCATCGCCCTCCAATCCCTCAGACTGAGAGAAAACAGCCTAAAGAAGAAAATGTGACTAAAAATGAGACTCAAATATTTCTTGGCTTTCCaaataccaccagatctaaacctggacttaatcAGGGCTAAATCATAATGCTAAAAATGATAACATGGATTAAGTCATTTCTTATAACAATGAGGATAACAaggataaaaacatatattatcATAAGCATAATATAGTTGTCTCTAAATAAAGCAAACACTCAAACTGCAGGGCACCCCAAGTACCAATATCCCCCATGGTTCAATTACAATGTTTGTCTCTGTTATGTGTCATAATTATTCTCAAAATTGTCTTTGGGCGCAAAGGATATTGGCTGAGGACTTGATGCCCTGATGTGATATCGCAGACCTCGCAGCAGAATAAGAACCTTGTAGTCACTAAAATGCAGATTCATGCCccaacatttgtggattgtAAATACCATATACACAATACTGGCTCATGTCCTGTTAATAACATCAGATATAAGTCTAACCTTTCCATCTGAGATCAAAAGTGGTTAACAAATACACTGGTATGCATTATGGGAAAAATGGATGGGATATGCCTGATGTGGCCCTCACCTGTGTAACAGTCTGTGAGGTGGCGGGGAAGCCTGCCACCAGGCTAACTGCTGCAGCTCCATCAGTCTGAGCCTCCAGCTGCCCATCGGACACCTGGATCACTCTGTATGTCACCTGAAACAGCCAACACAATAACTCTTCAATAGGATAGCAATgaactcattattattataatactattttaatacaatagaggttatgcagatgacatcacaacgtatGAAACTTTATTAGTGAGTGGCAATGGTGAGTAACGACATTTTCTAAAATGTACAAGAGCTGCTacagtttaataacaaatataaaagtctacaactAAAACCAGAAAATGTAATTAACAGTAGTAGAAAACCAGTTAAAAGTTAGCTAAACAACTTAGATACTGCATGCTAGGCTCACAATCATCATTGATGTATACTACTGAACCTCTCCTTGCATAACATGTATCTGAGTCCTTTGAGGACCAAACGAAAACGAAACAactccacaaacaaaatgagGCAATAAAAAGCGAAGAAAGTATTTTGTCAGTTATGCAGCCCATAGTTCTGTCATTCCGATGGAAAGTTGAGGGGcatattttgaataaaattatgTCAGTGCATAACCTCTATGATATGTTAAAAGTTACAGTAACTGTGACAATAGATCCTCACAAAAAGGTGACACTTATATTGACCATTTGATCCTACCTGTCCACCAGCCCCCTCTGTTTTGAAGAGATATTTAATGGGTTGATCTGTGAACGTAGCAGCAGACTGAATTGTGGCGATAGCTGCAGGGTCTTCAGCAGTGGCTACAGAGCCTAAAGAAACACAGAAtaaatacatactgtaaaatttaACATGCTGATAATATTTAACTCGTCTAAAAGTAAGGTACAGTAAACAGAGATTATTTAGACAGTTCTAAATGAAGTTTTATTTACCTTCTTCGTTCACTGTAATACTTCCATCTGTCTGGTCAGGGCTTTTCTGTTGGCTGCGTACACAGTGTCAAATTAAACGTGCATTCACATTCTTTTCAAAGCACAAAATATGAAGATGGCTCAAACAAGTTCTGTTTGTCTAttgcaaatttaaaaatatacatactaTAAAATAGTCTATGACACTATATTTCCAACATTTAGCTAGTCCGAGTGAACACTCACCTCTTCATCTCTGCCGTGGTCAAGGAGACCGACTGTGCCTGCTCCCGAAGCCAGACTTAAACATGTACATTAACAACACAGTCAACACTTTTGTATTTACAACAGGAAAACTATATTTCAAACGACTGTTGTTTTTTAGAAAACATGAGACAGAGGCAGTGAAACATAAAGAAACCTGAGACAGAGGCAGTGAAACATAAAGATGGATGTGGTCTCACCCGGTGAAGCTCCCTCACGTCACAAGAACGTCACTGACTAAACCGGAAACTTTGCAATAATATTCTTCTTATAGCTGTAATAAACACCCACCGTGTATGGTGGATCACTGTTT
This Periophthalmus magnuspinnatus isolate fPerMag1 chromosome 13, fPerMag1.2.pri, whole genome shotgun sequence DNA region includes the following protein-coding sequences:
- the usf1 gene encoding upstream stimulatory factor 1 isoform X1, producing the protein MKSQQKSPDQTDGSITVNEEGSVATAEDPAAIATIQSAATFTDQPIKYLFKTEGAGGQVTYRVIQVSDGQLEAQTDGAAAVSLVAGFPATSQTVTQAVFSQSEGLEGDGGAETQYTYYPATIADATTGTMVTTVQAPDTLLGQPTSTGQLYVMMSPQEVLTGANPRTIAPRTQPYLAKQDAPRGSRDDKRRAQHNEVERRRRDKINNWIVQLSKTIPDCNVDYTKTGQSKGGILSKACEYIKELRQSNLKLGEDISTLDRLRIDNQLLRQEVEDWKSKNQILRNLLRQHGIVGSSSTEPQ
- the usf1 gene encoding upstream stimulatory factor 1 isoform X2, encoding MKSQQKSPDQTDGSITVNEEGSVATAEDPAAIATIQSAATFTDQPIKYLFKTEGAGGQVTYRVIQVSDGQLEAQTDGAAAVSLVAGFPATSQTVTQAVFSQSEGLEGDGGAETQYTYYPATIADATTGTMVTTVQAPDTLLGQPTSTGQLYVMMSPQEVLTGANPRTIAPRTQPKQDAPRGSRDDKRRAQHNEVERRRRDKINNWIVQLSKTIPDCNVDYTKTGQSKGGILSKACEYIKELRQSNLKLGEDISTLDRLRIDNQLLRQEVEDWKSKNQILRNLLRQHGIVGSSSTEPQ